The following are from one region of the Dreissena polymorpha isolate Duluth1 chromosome 2, UMN_Dpol_1.0, whole genome shotgun sequence genome:
- the LOC127868686 gene encoding G protein-activated inward rectifier potassium channel 3-like, whose translation MVIMETGYGFPSNGPANGIANGEPDLLETGHMRFDPECRSQESFAEFVAKSNPQPTVSKSLVSRRHDRHYSKRMRRRLVYKNGEVNITQTNIRKRRRRYLADIFTTLVDIQWRYNLLVFTLAFISSWMFFALGWWLICFQHGDLDETNIKNQNFTPCVREIKSFISAILFSIETQHTIGYGYRHTTEQCTEAIILMMVQSCFGVICQAMMTGIVFAKLSRPKKRAETLMFSKNGCICKQDGELCLLFRVGDMRKSHIVEAHIRGVVIKRKITKEGEVLPLYQFDVDLGYSEGSDRLFLVWPVIIVHKIDENSPFWEMAPEDLHKEQFEFIVILEGIVESTGMTTQARSSYLPGEILWGHRFERLVTFQKENGQYQIDYSRFNNTIPVDTPQCSAKELSEITANIAEADRDQNNEDDPNQNATTNIENSFMYKRNNNAQTDFGYDNDFDSLDSNYLPVNEDSETLL comes from the coding sequence ATGGTAATCATGGAGACAGGATATGGATTTCCATCAAATGGTCCTGCAAATGGCATTGCTAATGGGGAACCAGACCTTCTAGAGACTGGTCACATGCGTTTTGATCCTGAATGTCGTTCTCAGGAATCGTTTGCGGAGTTTGTTGCTAAGAGCAACCCACAACCTACTGTCAGCAAGTCATTAGTTTCACGGCGACATGATCGTCATTATTCAAAACGTATGAGACGGAGGCTGGTTTACAAGAATGGGGAGGTGaatataacacaaacaaatattcGTAAAAGGAGGAGAAGATATTTAGCAGATATCTTTACTACATTGGTTGATATTCAATGGCGATACAACCTGTTAGTCTTTACGTTAGCTTTTATTTCCAGTTGGATGTTTTTTGCATTAGGATGGTGGCTTATATGTTTTCAACATGGTGACTTGGacgaaacaaatattaaaaatcaGAACTTCACGCCATGTGTTAGGGAGATCAAGTCTTTCATATCCGCCATTTTGTTCTCTATTGAGACGCAGCACACCATAGGGTACGGTTACCGTCATACAACGGAGCAGTGTACAGAAGCCATTATTCTGATGATGGTGCAGTCTTGTTTCGGTGTCATTTGCCAGGCCATGATGACGGGCATCGTGTTTGCAAAACTATCAAGACCTAAGAAGCGTGCTGAGACACTTATGTTCAGCAAAAATGGTTGTATATGCAAACAGGACGGAGAATTGTGTTTACTATTTCGTGTTGGCGATATGCGGAAATCTCACATTGTAGAAGCTCATATAAGAGGTGTAgtgattaaaagaaaaataacaaaagaagGGGAAGTGTTACCATTGTATCAGTTTGATGTTGATCTAGGATATTCTGAAGGATCGGATAGGTTATTTTTAGTTTGGCCAGTGATTATTGTCCATAAAATAGATGAAAATTCGCCGTTCTGGGAAATGGCCCCCGAAGATCTTCATAAAGAACAGTTTGAGTTCATAGTTATCTTAGAAGGAATTGTGGAATCGACAGGTATGACAACGCAGGCTCGAAGCTCCTATCTTCCTGGTGAAATTCTTTGGGGCCACCGGTTTGAGCGTCTGGTAACTTTCCAAAAGGAGAATGGCCAATATCAGATAGACTACTCACGGTTCAACAACACCATTCCAGTTGACACGCCACAGTGCAGTGCCAAGGAACTGTCTGAAATCACTGCCAACATTGCTGAAGCAGACCGCGACCAAAACAACGAGGATGATCCCAATCAGAATGCAACTACAAATATAGAAAACTCCTTCATGTACAAACGAAACAATAATGCACAAACTGATTTTGGATATGATAATGACTTTGATTCTTTGGATAGCAACTACTTGCCAGTGAATGAAGACTCAGAGACGCTACTATGA